One genomic window of Ornithorhynchus anatinus isolate Pmale09 chromosome 12, mOrnAna1.pri.v4, whole genome shotgun sequence includes the following:
- the LOC100076975 gene encoding histone PARylation factor 1, with protein sequence MRRRRMTTTTTTTGGGGGKRRTRAAEQGEKTKEAKKRRSNQASVSDELRQEVENRYRLTMPEDFYHFWKFCEELNPAKPADALSISLGLQLVGPYDILAGKHKMLKKSTDLNFNLHWRFFYDPPEFQTIIVGDTKSQYHMGYFRDTPDDFPVCVAANEAKKSCTIAQLGENVFAAVKLFLSKKLKEVTDKKKSGLLRNLDEKLTEAAKDLGYSLEPRTMKMKQRDKKVVTKTFHGAGLVVPIDKNDVGYRELPETDANLKRICKTIVEAPSDDQRMKAFAPLQEMMTFVQFANDECDYGMGHELGMDLFCYGSHYFHKVVGQLLPLAYNLLKRNLFAEIIEAHLANRSKENVDQLTG encoded by the exons atgaggaggaggaggatgacgacgacgacgacgacgacgggcggcggcggcgggaagcGCAGGACCCGGGCGGCGGAGCAG GGTGAGAAGACTAAAGAGGCGAAGAAGAGACGATCCAATCAGGCAAGTGTTTCCGATGAGCTGCGTCAGGAAGTGGAAAATCGCTATAGACTCACAATGCCGGAAGATTTCTACCATTTCTGGAAGTTCTGTGAAGAACTCAATCCTGCCAAACCAGCCG ATGCGTTGTCGATAAGCCTTGGACTTCAGCTAGTTGGTCCTTATGATATCCTTGCTGGAAAACACAAAATGCTGAAGAAATCAACAGACCTGAACTTTAACCTTCACTGGAGGTTTTTCTATGATCCTCCAGAGTTCCAGACTATTATTGTCGGAGACACCAAATCTCAGTATCACATGGGCTATTTCAG AGACACTCCAGATGACTTTCCGGTGTGCGTAGCTGCAAATGAGGCCAAGAAAAGCTGTACGATCGCTCAACTTGGAGAAAATGTGTTTGCTGCAGTCAA ATTGTTTTTATCGAAAAAACTGAAGGAAGTAACAGATAAAAAGAAGAGTGGTCTTTTGAGAAACCTAGATGAAAAACTAACAGAAGCAGCCAAAGACTTAGGTTATTCCCTGGAACCGAGGACCATGAAGATGAAACAGAGAGATAAAAAA GTGGTGACCAAGACCTTCCATGGAGCAGGCCTCGTCGTCCCCATTGATAAAAATGATGTCGGCTACAGAGAGCTCCCTGAAACAGATG CTAACCTCAAGAGAATCTGCAAGACGATCGTCGAGGCCCCAAGCGACGACCAGCGAATGAAAGCTTTTGCCCCTCTTCAGGAGATGATGACGTTCGTTCAGTTTGCTAATGACGAATGCGACTACGGGATGGGACACGAGCTGGGGATGGACCTCTTCTGCTACGGCTCCCAC TATTTCCACAAGGTCGTCGGGCAGCTCTTACCTCTTGCCTATAATCTGTTGAAGAGGAATCTGTTCGCGGAAATCATCGAAGCTCACCTGGCCAACAGAAGTAAAGAAAACGTGGACCAACTCACGGGATGa